The Calditrichota bacterium genome has a segment encoding these proteins:
- a CDS encoding peptidase M3 translates to MEKEFRAFIDQHVRIIEPLSREMNLSFWEASISGRKKDYERTAALELELRQIYSNRKDFEKIQSFKQSKDIRDPLLLRQLDILFNAYLENQIDDDLTKKIVSLSNEIENIFNTFRAELEGKPTTNNRILDILRYSTDSNMRQKAWDASKQVGPVVVDKLLHLVKLRNQAARQLGFENYYIMSMTLSEQDPAAIEALFQDLADRTNAPFQELKREIDNTLAVRYGISVAEIKPWHYEDPFFQEAPHIFKTNFSQFFKDRDVVDLAREFYSSIHLSADPILKNSDLYERPGKDQHAFCIDIDRKGDVRVLANVKNDEYWMSTMLHELGHGVYDYYIDRELPFLLRTHAHIFATEAVAMFFGRLLHNADWLEKMVDIPKHLRQPIQKEARKTLRLQQLVFSRWAQVMVHFERELYRNPDQDLNSLWWQLVEKYQFVRKPEGRDAPDWATKVHMCSAPVYYHNYQLGELMASQIHHFLLTQVLNLPADQQVGFVEMAEVGTYFREKIFSVGARYHWDELLKFATGESLTPKYFVRQFV, encoded by the coding sequence ATGGAAAAAGAGTTTCGGGCTTTTATCGATCAGCATGTGCGTATTATTGAACCCCTTTCGCGGGAAATGAATCTGAGTTTCTGGGAAGCCTCAATTTCGGGCCGGAAAAAAGATTACGAGCGAACCGCAGCTCTTGAGTTGGAACTCAGGCAAATCTATTCCAACCGCAAGGATTTTGAGAAGATCCAATCGTTTAAACAATCGAAAGACATCCGGGACCCGTTACTGCTTCGCCAGCTTGATATTCTTTTTAATGCCTATCTGGAAAATCAAATTGATGATGACCTCACAAAGAAAATCGTCTCCCTCAGTAATGAAATTGAAAATATTTTCAACACCTTTCGTGCCGAGCTGGAGGGAAAACCGACCACCAATAATCGCATCCTGGATATTTTGCGCTACAGTACGGACTCGAATATGCGACAAAAAGCCTGGGATGCCAGTAAGCAGGTTGGGCCGGTGGTGGTTGACAAACTGCTCCATCTTGTGAAATTACGGAATCAGGCCGCCCGGCAACTGGGATTTGAGAATTACTACATCATGTCGATGACGCTTTCCGAGCAAGACCCCGCTGCCATTGAAGCCCTTTTTCAGGATCTGGCAGACCGCACAAATGCCCCTTTTCAGGAATTGAAAAGGGAAATCGACAACACACTGGCTGTTCGGTACGGAATTTCCGTTGCTGAAATCAAGCCCTGGCACTATGAAGATCCGTTTTTCCAGGAAGCTCCGCATATTTTCAAGACCAATTTCAGTCAGTTCTTTAAGGACCGGGATGTTGTGGATTTGGCCCGTGAATTCTATTCCAGTATTCATCTGTCCGCCGATCCGATTTTGAAAAACAGTGATCTTTATGAGAGGCCGGGGAAAGATCAGCACGCCTTTTGCATCGATATTGATCGAAAAGGGGATGTTCGGGTTTTGGCCAACGTGAAAAATGATGAGTACTGGATGTCAACCATGCTGCATGAGCTTGGGCATGGGGTGTACGATTATTATATCGACCGGGAACTTCCCTTTCTGCTGAGAACGCATGCGCACATTTTTGCGACAGAGGCCGTGGCCATGTTTTTCGGACGACTTTTACACAATGCGGATTGGCTTGAAAAGATGGTTGACATCCCAAAGCATTTAAGACAACCCATTCAAAAGGAAGCCCGAAAAACACTTCGTCTTCAACAGCTGGTGTTTAGCCGATGGGCGCAGGTCATGGTGCATTTCGAACGTGAGCTTTACCGCAATCCGGATCAGGATTTAAACAGCCTGTGGTGGCAGTTGGTGGAAAAATACCAGTTCGTGCGAAAACCGGAAGGACGCGACGCCCCGGATTGGGCGACAAAGGTTCACATGTGTTCGGCTCCCGTCTATTATCACAATTACCAGTTGGGTGAATTGATGGCCTCTCAGATCCATCATTTTCTGCTCACTCAGGTTTTAAACCTGCCGGCTGATCAACAGGTGGGGTTTGTGGAAATGGCAGAAGTGGGCACCTATTTTCGCGAAAAAATCTTTTCGGTTGGGGCCCGGTACCATTGGGATGAATTACTGAAATTTGCTACAGGAGAAAGCCTGACGCCCAAATATTTTGTCCGGCAATTTGTGTAA
- the ftsZ gene encoding cell division protein FtsZ — MQSIIKSAMDNENKRDRKRPELSSEFDKELEKILQSHRTVIKVVGTGGAGNNTINRLMEIGVKNVETVAINTDAQDLLYAVAHKKILIGKTITNGLGAGSDPEIGEESAKENLEDVKSTLTGSDMVFVTCGLGGGTGSGSAPVIAEIAKSIGALTIAIVTIPFSEEGVLRWKNAQYGLERLKKAADTVIVIQNDKLWEIAPEVPLNEAFKLSDEILVNGVIGITDLVTEKGLVNLDFADVRTIMKNGGTALIGLGESDSANRAVEAVEMALQNPLVDLDIVGAKSALMNIMGGTDMSVKDAKTAMQTLAKKLDPNARVIWGARVNPELNNSVRVMIIATGLREREHSRGSGVSTESDPAARTAYDDQFQIKEQGETSPKSKPAHEGDETKAQETGKTKKIFREILEEESDADLQLFQTALSSLSENILDWSAWNEIKTASSSLAGTAQMFDFYEISRFMNDIEDFVAVVQDREQDLPAPFVKVLELVPDLFLDMIHGKEGITQFVEDFRAKLASFREYLEVEENLSSESVAEKAAEMITSLMETKPSQFGGSPDDLKKKDVTNNSGEDENIQSVNDAVKYVDDLLKGLS, encoded by the coding sequence ATGCAATCAATTATTAAATCTGCAATGGACAACGAAAATAAGCGGGATCGGAAAAGACCTGAGCTCTCCAGTGAATTCGACAAGGAATTGGAGAAAATACTTCAATCGCATCGAACGGTTATCAAGGTAGTGGGAACCGGCGGCGCCGGAAACAATACCATTAATCGGCTTATGGAGATTGGCGTTAAAAATGTTGAAACCGTTGCCATTAACACGGATGCGCAAGATCTGCTGTACGCCGTTGCACATAAAAAAATTCTTATTGGAAAAACCATCACAAATGGGTTAGGAGCCGGGAGTGATCCGGAAATTGGTGAGGAATCGGCCAAGGAAAATTTGGAGGATGTTAAATCGACCCTGACCGGCAGCGACATGGTTTTTGTGACCTGTGGTTTGGGTGGGGGAACGGGTTCCGGGTCGGCGCCGGTTATTGCGGAGATTGCCAAAAGCATTGGAGCGCTGACGATTGCCATCGTAACCATTCCCTTTAGCGAGGAGGGTGTGCTGCGCTGGAAAAATGCTCAATACGGCCTGGAGCGTCTGAAAAAGGCGGCAGACACGGTTATTGTGATTCAAAATGACAAACTCTGGGAGATTGCTCCGGAGGTTCCCCTGAATGAAGCATTTAAGCTGTCCGATGAAATCCTGGTGAATGGCGTGATCGGGATTACCGATCTGGTGACGGAAAAGGGACTGGTTAATCTGGACTTTGCAGATGTACGAACCATCATGAAAAACGGGGGAACCGCGCTCATTGGGTTGGGTGAAAGTGATTCGGCAAACCGTGCGGTCGAAGCCGTGGAGATGGCTCTCCAAAATCCGCTGGTTGATCTGGATATTGTGGGTGCCAAAAGTGCGCTGATGAATATCATGGGCGGGACGGATATGTCCGTCAAGGATGCCAAAACGGCCATGCAAACCCTGGCGAAAAAGTTGGATCCAAATGCCCGTGTGATCTGGGGAGCCCGTGTAAATCCGGAGTTAAACAATTCCGTTCGTGTCATGATCATTGCCACGGGATTGCGCGAGCGGGAGCACAGCAGGGGCTCTGGGGTCTCCACAGAGTCGGACCCGGCCGCAAGGACGGCCTATGACGATCAATTTCAAATCAAAGAACAGGGAGAGACTTCTCCAAAATCGAAACCGGCACACGAAGGGGACGAAACCAAGGCACAAGAAACCGGAAAGACAAAAAAAATATTCCGGGAAATCCTGGAAGAAGAATCGGATGCCGATCTTCAACTCTTTCAAACCGCTCTGTCGTCCCTTTCTGAGAATATTTTGGACTGGAGTGCCTGGAATGAGATAAAGACGGCCAGTTCGTCACTCGCAGGTACGGCTCAAATGTTTGACTTTTACGAGATTAGCCGCTTTATGAATGATATTGAGGATTTTGTTGCTGTTGTACAGGATCGCGAACAGGATCTGCCGGCTCCCTTTGTAAAAGTTTTGGAGCTGGTTCCGGATCTGTTTTTGGACATGATTCATGGCAAAGAGGGAATTACACAATTTGTTGAGGATTTCAGGGCAAAATTGGCCTCTTTTCGTGAATATCTTGAAGTCGAAGAAAACCTGTCGTCCGAATCCGTTGCCGAAAAGGCAGCAGAAATGATAACCTCCTTAATGGAAACGAAGCCCTCCCAATTTGGAGGGAGTCCGGATGATCTTAAAAAAAAAGACGTGACGAATAATTCAGGGGAGGATGAAAATATTCAATCCGTCAATGATGCTGTTAAGTACGTAGATGATTTGTTAAAGGGGCTGTCGTGA
- a CDS encoding response regulator, with the protein MKQVLIADDEEDLTWSISRSLKRDQTDIQVICVNSGDEALRVIQRQPIDLLVTDLRMPGYTGLELMDAILNNHRNVKVIVMTAYGSPETEDRVKEKGGLYYIEKPFEINDLKQMIYSVLSESNNSTTLAKSPVGRRIYEISQLQKAGQGYFMLNVITKEKTGQVYFWGNTIIHAVCGRLKGWRALHEISSWESCIFKVSSNVKPREQTLFPSEKVHSENEPLKAVLEKNRN; encoded by the coding sequence ATGAAGCAGGTACTCATTGCGGACGATGAAGAGGACTTGACGTGGAGCATTTCCCGCAGCTTAAAACGTGATCAGACAGATATTCAGGTTATCTGTGTAAATTCGGGAGATGAAGCCCTGCGAGTAATTCAGCGGCAGCCCATTGATCTATTGGTAACCGATCTCCGGATGCCGGGTTATACCGGGCTGGAGCTGATGGATGCGATTTTAAATAATCACAGAAATGTGAAGGTCATTGTTATGACCGCCTATGGCTCTCCCGAAACAGAGGACAGGGTAAAGGAAAAGGGCGGCCTCTATTATATTGAAAAGCCATTTGAAATAAATGACTTGAAACAAATGATTTACAGTGTGTTATCGGAGTCAAATAATTCAACAACTCTGGCAAAATCGCCAGTTGGAAGACGCATCTACGAGATCAGTCAACTTCAAAAGGCCGGGCAGGGTTATTTCATGTTGAATGTGATTACTAAGGAAAAAACCGGGCAGGTTTATTTTTGGGGAAATACCATTATCCACGCCGTATGTGGTCGATTGAAGGGCTGGAGAGCCCTTCATGAGATATCCTCCTGGGAATCCTGCATTTTCAAGGTGAGTTCCAATGTCAAACCCAGAGAACAGACCCTTTTTCCTTCCGAGAAAGTCCATTCAGAAAATGAGCCACTAAAGGCAGTACTGGAAAAAAATCGTAACTGA
- a CDS encoding ParA family protein, which yields MGEVISIASQKGGVGKTTTTVNLGASFASMGYKVLLVDVDPQGGIAASFGLSRYDIKAGVLELFSQTIDVRETIHKTEMENLDVIPCNVWSDEEEKRRLIGSAAESRLKGALKPIKNDYDFIINDCPPSLGNLTYNALIASDSIIVPIQCEYYALKALGRFLKMTRAVKEEHNPLLRYRGFLLTMVDMRSNLTKRVIEKVKYTLKGMVFETIIPRNVRLAEVPYYGQPALLFDPRSKGAKAYLDLAKEILAQDSQLQSREVA from the coding sequence ATGGGCGAAGTCATATCCATAGCCAGTCAAAAAGGGGGCGTTGGAAAAACAACAACGACCGTAAATTTGGGTGCTTCATTTGCATCTATGGGGTATAAGGTTCTTCTGGTAGATGTGGATCCGCAAGGAGGAATTGCGGCCAGTTTTGGGTTAAGCCGGTATGATATTAAAGCAGGCGTTCTCGAACTTTTTTCGCAAACCATTGATGTCCGGGAAACCATTCACAAAACGGAGATGGAAAACCTGGATGTGATTCCCTGTAATGTGTGGTCCGATGAGGAAGAGAAACGCCGGCTCATCGGTTCGGCTGCCGAATCTCGACTCAAGGGAGCCTTGAAACCGATCAAAAACGACTATGATTTTATCATTAACGATTGTCCGCCTTCTCTGGGAAATCTCACGTACAATGCGCTCATTGCTTCCGATTCGATTATTGTGCCCATCCAGTGTGAATACTATGCATTGAAGGCGTTGGGCCGGTTTTTAAAAATGACACGGGCGGTTAAGGAAGAACACAATCCGTTGCTGCGGTATCGGGGGTTTTTGCTGACCATGGTTGACATGCGCAGCAATTTGACCAAGCGTGTGATCGAAAAAGTGAAGTATACCTTGAAGGGGATGGTTTTCGAGACCATCATTCCGAGAAATGTGCGCCTGGCAGAAGTCCCCTATTATGGGCAGCCGGCCCTTCTGTTTGATCCAAGGAGCAAAGGAGCGAAGGCGTATCTGGATCTTGCAAAGGAAATTCTGGCGCAGGATTCGCAATTGCAATCAAGAGAAGTGGCATAA
- a CDS encoding response regulator yields the protein MSLRKQQKSSASAHILLVEDQPEHARFTKVYLQRKGYQVVTTPSAPRAVKLAQQNDFDLILMDVMLPDGSGIEVCDKIRRDTRLKNVPIMMVTSRGDLTDKIKSFDVGADDYIVKPFQLEELLARVELMIRTKELRESEERYRDLVENLQDLVFMIEKDGVIRGINLKTEKTLSRTREDILGTALSTYIHPDFQKAFEALLRAVETGQSAENAYLKLVTPDHQIVPVQTSASAMRVGTRVVQIRLIMRDVTEQERLEAEIQHYTQLLEEKVADKTRQLNATQQKLILAEKTASLGQLAAGVAHELRNPLNIIGTSIYYLSKVIRGDNQNVREHLSIIQSEIERAQRIVTNLLDFSRKTPNEREAADVNQILKNLFMLIEKDLRQSDIEPRLNLKPVPYCKANIDDMKQIFLNLIINAKEAMLNGGTLSISTDYSPEGWVLIEISDTGSGIPKEIQNKIFDPFFTTKAEMNGTGLGLSMVQSGVKRNKGEIDLESEPGIGTTFTIRFRAQEPFR from the coding sequence ATGTCTCTGAGAAAACAACAAAAATCATCTGCATCTGCCCATATTCTGCTGGTAGAAGATCAACCCGAGCACGCCCGCTTTACAAAAGTGTACTTGCAGCGAAAAGGCTACCAGGTTGTCACCACGCCGTCGGCCCCCCGGGCGGTAAAACTGGCTCAGCAAAACGATTTCGATCTCATTCTTATGGACGTGATGCTCCCGGACGGCAGCGGCATTGAGGTTTGCGACAAAATTCGCCGGGACACGCGCCTTAAAAATGTGCCGATTATGATGGTAACCTCCCGAGGGGATTTAACCGACAAAATCAAGAGCTTTGACGTTGGAGCGGATGATTACATTGTTAAACCCTTTCAGCTGGAAGAACTGCTGGCCCGCGTGGAACTCATGATCCGTACGAAGGAGCTGAGGGAATCGGAAGAGAGATACCGGGACCTGGTCGAAAATTTGCAAGACCTGGTATTCATGATCGAAAAAGACGGGGTTATCCGTGGAATAAATCTGAAAACAGAAAAAACACTGTCTCGAACGCGGGAAGATATTTTGGGAACGGCGCTTTCAACTTACATTCACCCGGATTTCCAGAAGGCCTTTGAAGCCCTTTTGCGGGCCGTTGAAACCGGTCAATCTGCCGAAAATGCCTACCTCAAACTGGTGACACCCGATCATCAAATTGTTCCCGTACAAACAAGTGCCTCAGCCATGCGGGTGGGCACCCGGGTGGTTCAAATCCGCCTGATTATGCGGGATGTAACGGAACAGGAGCGTTTGGAGGCTGAGATCCAGCACTACACCCAGTTGCTGGAAGAGAAGGTGGCGGACAAAACACGCCAGCTAAATGCCACGCAGCAAAAGCTGATTCTTGCGGAAAAAACAGCTTCGCTGGGTCAATTGGCGGCGGGTGTGGCTCACGAACTTCGAAACCCGCTCAATATTATCGGAACATCCATTTACTATTTGTCAAAAGTCATTCGCGGGGACAATCAAAATGTGCGGGAGCATTTAAGCATTATTCAGTCGGAAATAGAGCGGGCCCAAAGAATTGTTACCAATCTTTTGGATTTTTCAAGAAAAACACCGAACGAACGCGAAGCAGCCGACGTGAATCAAATCCTGAAAAATCTTTTTATGCTGATTGAAAAGGATTTGCGTCAATCGGACATTGAACCCCGGCTTAATCTCAAGCCGGTTCCGTATTGCAAAGCGAATATCGACGACATGAAACAAATATTTCTGAACCTCATTATTAATGCAAAAGAAGCCATGCTGAATGGGGGAACGCTGTCTATTAGCACCGATTACTCACCAGAGGGCTGGGTTCTGATTGAAATTTCCGACACGGGTTCGGGTATTCCCAAAGAGATCCAGAACAAGATATTTGATCCCTTCTTTACGACGAAAGCCGAAATGAACGGTACCGGGCTCGGATTGAGTATGGTTCAATCGGGAGTCAAGCGAAACAAGGGTGAAATTGATCTGGAATCGGAGCCGGGCATCGGAACCACGTTTACCATTCGTTTCCGGGCGCAAGAGCCGTTTCGCTAA
- a CDS encoding lytic transglycosylase domain-containing protein: protein MRPKKSSGSYWMVLVITGLVLGISAAGFTFRYYDFENSSKQVQNIEKMVNDLRAAMNVDAVRQSNIQKIMKLIAQFNPKMPSNMRYDIANEIYEMSIKFSNLDVDLICATITHESARTWDPKVTSPVGAMGLMQIMPGTGMFLAEFENISWISPQSVLFNPIYNIRLGCRYLSTLIDIYGLQGGLAAYNGGEKRAAMWLAHNKASGILWPETQKYVPAVLNLYQQFQN from the coding sequence ATGCGACCTAAAAAGTCAAGTGGAAGTTATTGGATGGTTCTGGTTATTACCGGGTTGGTACTGGGAATTTCGGCGGCGGGTTTTACATTTCGGTATTACGATTTTGAAAATTCAAGCAAGCAGGTTCAAAACATTGAAAAAATGGTGAATGATCTGCGGGCGGCCATGAATGTGGATGCCGTTCGCCAGTCCAACATTCAGAAAATCATGAAATTAATTGCACAGTTTAATCCCAAAATGCCGTCTAACATGAGATATGACATTGCCAATGAAATCTATGAAATGAGCATAAAATTTTCCAATTTGGATGTGGATTTAATCTGTGCAACCATTACCCATGAGAGTGCCCGAACCTGGGACCCGAAGGTGACCTCTCCGGTGGGCGCAATGGGTTTGATGCAGATTATGCCCGGAACGGGCATGTTTTTGGCGGAATTCGAGAATATTTCGTGGATAAGCCCGCAATCGGTCTTGTTCAATCCGATTTACAATATTCGCCTGGGATGCCGGTATTTGTCGACATTAATTGATATTTATGGATTACAGGGCGGGCTGGCTGCCTACAATGGCGGTGAAAAACGGGCGGCTATGTGGCTGGCACACAACAAGGCCAGTGGGATCCTTTGGCCTGAAACCCAAAAATATGTCCCGGCCGTGCTTAATTTGTACCAACAATTCCAGAATTAG
- the acnA gene encoding aconitate hydratase AcnA, whose protein sequence is MKNSFGSKATLNVGGQSYTYFSLRKLEREGLVHLSRMPFSIRVLLENMLRNEDGYLVTAEDVKKIASYDAKNVTPQEIPYMPARVVLQDFTGVPAVVDLAAMRDAMNHFKGDPAKINPIVRSDLVIDHSVQVDVFGIPEAFVINAEKEFERNRERYTLLRWAQKGFKNFSVVPPDTGIIHQINLEYFANVVLTGSLNGETVAYPDTLVGTDSHTTMINGLSVLGWGVGGIEAEAVMLGQPYYMLIPEVIGVKLFGELQDGATATDLVLTVTEMLRKRGVVGKFVEYFGPGLKKLSLADRATLSNMAPEYGATMGFFPVDDATLQYLRLTARSEEVIQLVEAYTKEQGLFRTQEDPDPEFTDVLELDMGTVEPSIAGPKRPQDRILLKEIKPKFYQTLSAPINERGFALSESEQKKSVPITLNGETFELKNGSVVIAAITSCTNTSNPSVVLAAGLVAKKAVEKGLMSKPWVKTSLAPGSRVVTDYLKEAGLMGYLEKLKFHLVGYGCTTCIGNSGPLPEAVEEGIKKGDLVACSVLSGNRNFEGRVHAAVKANYLASPPLVVAYALAGKIDMDFEKEPVGVDKDGNPVYLKDIWPSQKEIFEAMEAAIKPDMFEKEYGSVYEGNEHWKSLPLLESEMYQWDEKSTYIKNPPFFDEMPLDVPPLQDVKGARVLALLGDSVTTDHISPAGSIPVDGPAGKYLIAHGVQPKDFNSFGSRRGNHEVMMRGTFANIRIKNQLVPGTEGGWTIYFPTGEKMFIYDAAMKYQQDGTPLLVIGGKEYGTGSSRDWAAKGTALLGVKAVLAESFERIHRSNLIGMGVLPLQFKAGENRDTLGLTGKEVYDITGIAEGLKPGQDVTVTATAEDGSVKSFKVLVRLDTPVEVDYYQNGGILQTVLRNMISHRK, encoded by the coding sequence ATAAAAAATAGTTTTGGGTCAAAGGCTACCCTAAACGTAGGGGGCCAGTCCTACACGTATTTCAGTTTGAGAAAGTTGGAACGTGAGGGACTGGTTCATCTTTCGCGGATGCCCTTTTCCATTCGCGTTTTACTGGAAAACATGCTGCGAAACGAAGACGGATACCTGGTGACCGCAGAAGATGTCAAAAAGATTGCCTCCTACGATGCAAAAAATGTGACACCGCAGGAAATTCCCTACATGCCCGCACGCGTCGTTTTGCAGGATTTTACCGGTGTGCCGGCTGTTGTGGACCTGGCGGCCATGCGTGACGCCATGAATCATTTCAAGGGCGACCCGGCTAAAATCAATCCCATTGTTCGCTCGGATCTGGTCATCGACCATTCGGTACAGGTGGATGTGTTTGGTATTCCGGAAGCGTTTGTCATCAATGCGGAAAAGGAATTCGAGCGCAATCGCGAGCGCTACACCCTGCTGCGTTGGGCCCAGAAAGGCTTCAAGAATTTTAGCGTTGTCCCGCCGGATACGGGTATTATTCACCAAATCAACCTGGAATATTTTGCAAACGTGGTTTTGACCGGTTCCCTGAACGGCGAAACGGTGGCGTATCCGGACACGCTGGTTGGCACGGATTCTCACACGACCATGATTAACGGCCTGAGCGTACTCGGTTGGGGAGTCGGCGGCATTGAGGCCGAAGCCGTAATGCTGGGACAACCCTACTACATGCTCATTCCCGAGGTGATTGGTGTTAAATTGTTTGGAGAATTGCAGGATGGTGCCACAGCCACCGATCTGGTGCTCACTGTCACGGAGATGCTTCGCAAGCGAGGCGTGGTGGGAAAATTTGTGGAATATTTCGGCCCGGGTCTGAAAAAATTAAGCCTCGCGGATCGGGCCACCTTGAGCAACATGGCTCCCGAATACGGGGCTACCATGGGATTTTTCCCGGTGGACGACGCAACCCTCCAGTATTTGCGTCTTACGGCGCGGAGTGAAGAGGTCATTCAATTAGTGGAAGCCTACACGAAGGAACAGGGATTGTTTCGAACCCAAGAGGATCCCGATCCGGAATTCACGGATGTTTTGGAATTGGATATGGGGACCGTGGAGCCCAGTATCGCCGGACCAAAGCGGCCGCAGGATCGGATTCTTCTGAAAGAAATTAAGCCGAAATTTTACCAGACCCTTTCGGCTCCCATCAACGAACGCGGATTTGCTCTGTCGGAAAGCGAACAGAAAAAATCGGTGCCCATAACCCTGAATGGTGAAACATTTGAGCTGAAAAATGGTTCGGTGGTCATCGCCGCCATCACAAGTTGTACCAACACATCCAATCCGTCTGTGGTTCTGGCGGCGGGACTGGTAGCGAAAAAGGCAGTGGAAAAGGGGCTGATGTCCAAACCGTGGGTCAAAACAAGCCTGGCACCCGGTTCCCGGGTTGTAACGGATTACCTGAAAGAAGCCGGTTTAATGGGCTATCTGGAAAAGCTGAAGTTCCATCTGGTCGGATACGGGTGTACCACCTGTATCGGAAACAGCGGGCCGTTGCCTGAAGCGGTTGAAGAGGGGATCAAAAAAGGCGACCTGGTGGCCTGCTCGGTTTTAAGTGGAAATCGAAATTTTGAGGGCCGCGTGCATGCGGCTGTCAAAGCCAATTATTTGGCCTCTCCGCCGCTGGTTGTGGCGTATGCCCTCGCAGGAAAAATTGACATGGATTTCGAGAAAGAGCCGGTCGGGGTGGATAAAGACGGCAACCCGGTTTATTTAAAGGACATCTGGCCGAGCCAGAAAGAAATCTTTGAGGCGATGGAAGCGGCCATTAAACCGGACATGTTCGAAAAGGAATACGGCAGTGTGTACGAAGGAAACGAACACTGGAAAAGCCTGCCTTTGTTGGAAAGTGAAATGTACCAGTGGGATGAAAAATCGACCTACATCAAGAACCCTCCTTTCTTTGATGAGATGCCGTTGGACGTTCCCCCGTTACAGGATGTGAAGGGTGCACGTGTGCTGGCGCTTCTGGGCGATTCGGTCACAACCGACCACATTTCCCCGGCGGGTTCCATTCCAGTGGATGGCCCTGCCGGAAAATATTTGATTGCCCACGGAGTCCAGCCAAAGGATTTCAATTCCTTCGGTTCCCGGCGCGGGAATCACGAAGTGATGATGCGCGGCACCTTTGCCAATATTCGCATCAAAAATCAATTGGTCCCCGGCACCGAGGGCGGCTGGACGATTTATTTCCCCACCGGCGAAAAGATGTTCATTTACGATGCCGCCATGAAATACCAGCAGGACGGAACCCCGCTTCTGGTGATTGGGGGGAAGGAGTACGGAACCGGCAGCTCGCGCGATTGGGCAGCCAAAGGCACGGCTCTGCTTGGCGTTAAAGCCGTGCTGGCCGAAAGCTTTGAGCGCATCCACCGGAGCAATTTGATCGGAATGGGGGTGCTCCCGCTTCAATTCAAGGCGGGTGAGAACAGAGACACCCTTGGACTAACCGGCAAGGAGGTGTACGACATCACCGGAATTGCGGAAGGCCTGAAGCCCGGTCAGGATGTCACGGTAACGGCTACCGCTGAAGACGGCTCGGTAAAGAGCTTCAAGGTGCTGGTACGCCTGGATACACCGGTGGAAGTGGATTACTACCAGAATGGAGGAATTCTGCAGACGGTTCTTCGGAATATGATTTCGCACCGGAAATAG